From the genome of Papaver somniferum cultivar HN1 chromosome 2, ASM357369v1, whole genome shotgun sequence, one region includes:
- the LOC113349984 gene encoding uncharacterized protein LOC113349984 isoform X2 → MKTFRRQPSSLPVIYICNSLTRVNIITRLFNCKMLRIFSKILDHTRLPKITPLGNSTRFDYRFFSHNLHKRKCSNQRGNGAKNRIKRFDIHMNRGSTQLPTERHTTKNQMMVVFDVSNFASVDQYHKEKSVAEVAEIGVQV, encoded by the exons ATGAAAACATTTCGAAGACAACCAAGTTCTTTACCAGTAATTTATATATGTAACAGCTTGACAAGGGTTAATATCATCACCAG GTTATTTAATTGCAAGATGCTGCGTATCTTTTCTAAAATCTTAGACCATACCAGATTGCCAAAAATCACACCATTGGGTAATAG caCCAGATTCGACTACCGTTTTTTTTCTCACAACCTCCACAAAAg GAAATGCAGCAACCAGAGGGGAAATGGGGCAAAAAACCGAATCAAACGGTTTGATATACATATGAATCGGGGGTCAACTCAATTGCCTACGGAGAGGCATACAACCAAAAATCAAA TGATGGTAGTATTCGATGTATCGAATTTTGCATCCGTTGATCAGTACCATAAGGAGAAGTCTGTTGCAGAAGTTGCAGAGATAGGCGTTCAAGTTTGA
- the LOC113349984 gene encoding uncharacterized protein LOC113349984 isoform X3, protein MKTFRRQPSSLPVIYICNSLTRVNIITRLFNCKMLRIFSKILDHTRLPKITPLGNRFDYRFFSHNLHKRKCSNQRGNGAKNRIKRFDIHMNRGSTQLPTERHTTKNQISCRLIGDHIRPNGCIILYVSVVMIGGLSAHST, encoded by the exons ATGAAAACATTTCGAAGACAACCAAGTTCTTTACCAGTAATTTATATATGTAACAGCTTGACAAGGGTTAATATCATCACCAG GTTATTTAATTGCAAGATGCTGCGTATCTTTTCTAAAATCTTAGACCATACCAGATTGCCAAAAATCACACCATTGGGTAATAG ATTCGACTACCGTTTTTTTTCTCACAACCTCCACAAAAg GAAATGCAGCAACCAGAGGGGAAATGGGGCAAAAAACCGAATCAAACGGTTTGATATACATATGAATCGGGGGTCAACTCAATTGCCTACGGAGAGGCATACAACCAAAAATCAAA TTAGCTGCAGACTCATAGGTGACCACATACGTCCTAATGGTTGCATCATACTGTACGTGTCTGTAGTAATGATTGGTGGCCTGTCGGCACATTCAACTTAA
- the LOC113349984 gene encoding uncharacterized protein LOC113349984 isoform X1 yields MKTFRRQPSSLPVIYICNSLTRVNIITRLFNCKMLRIFSKILDHTRLPKITPLGNSTRFDYRFFSHNLHKRKCSNQRGNGAKNRIKRFDIHMNRGSTQLPTERHTTKNQISCRLIGDHIRPNGCIILYVSVVMIGGLSAHST; encoded by the exons ATGAAAACATTTCGAAGACAACCAAGTTCTTTACCAGTAATTTATATATGTAACAGCTTGACAAGGGTTAATATCATCACCAG GTTATTTAATTGCAAGATGCTGCGTATCTTTTCTAAAATCTTAGACCATACCAGATTGCCAAAAATCACACCATTGGGTAATAG caCCAGATTCGACTACCGTTTTTTTTCTCACAACCTCCACAAAAg GAAATGCAGCAACCAGAGGGGAAATGGGGCAAAAAACCGAATCAAACGGTTTGATATACATATGAATCGGGGGTCAACTCAATTGCCTACGGAGAGGCATACAACCAAAAATCAAA TTAGCTGCAGACTCATAGGTGACCACATACGTCCTAATGGTTGCATCATACTGTACGTGTCTGTAGTAATGATTGGTGGCCTGTCGGCACATTCAACTTAA